A portion of the Rhinolophus sinicus isolate RSC01 linkage group LG03, ASM3656204v1, whole genome shotgun sequence genome contains these proteins:
- the LG03H5orf63 gene encoding glutaredoxin-like protein C5orf63 homolog isoform X2, with protein sequence MLWFQGNSMQLAKYCFQLFLRNLSASKTVLPVLTLFTKDPCPLCEEAKEVLEPYKNREVDITLPENSVWYERYKFDIPVFHLNGQFLMMHRVNISKLEKQLQKLEQQGAGS encoded by the exons ATGCTCTGGTTTCAAGGAAATAGCATGCAACTTGCCAAATACTGCTTTCAACTCTTCCTGAGAAATCTCTCTGCCTCCAAGACTGTTCTGCCTGTGCTGACCTTGTTCACAAAG GATCCATGTCCCCTTTGTGAAGAAGCTAAGGAAGTCCTGGAGCCGTATAAGAACAGG GAGGTGGATATCACACTTCCAGAAAACTCTGTTTGGTACGAAAGGTATAAATTTGACATCCCCGTCTTTCATTTGAATGGCCAGTTTCTGATGATGCATCGAGTAAACATCTCAAAACTTGAAAAACAGCTCCAGAAACTCGAGCAGCAAGGTGCTGGAAGCTGA
- the LG03H5orf63 gene encoding glutaredoxin-like protein C5orf63 homolog isoform X1 — protein sequence MLWFQGNSMQLAKYCFQLFLRNLSASKTVLPVLTLFTKDPCPLCEEAKEVLEPYKNRFTLQEVDITLPENSVWYERYKFDIPVFHLNGQFLMMHRVNISKLEKQLQKLEQQGAGS from the exons ATGCTCTGGTTTCAAGGAAATAGCATGCAACTTGCCAAATACTGCTTTCAACTCTTCCTGAGAAATCTCTCTGCCTCCAAGACTGTTCTGCCTGTGCTGACCTTGTTCACAAAG GATCCATGTCCCCTTTGTGAAGAAGCTAAGGAAGTCCTGGAGCCGTATAAGAACAGG TTTACTTTACAGGAGGTGGATATCACACTTCCAGAAAACTCTGTTTGGTACGAAAGGTATAAATTTGACATCCCCGTCTTTCATTTGAATGGCCAGTTTCTGATGATGCATCGAGTAAACATCTCAAAACTTGAAAAACAGCTCCAGAAACTCGAGCAGCAAGGTGCTGGAAGCTGA